Proteins encoded within one genomic window of Halogeometricum sp. S1BR25-6:
- a CDS encoding iron-containing alcohol dehydrogenase family protein has protein sequence MSDGYRFEFDAPVIRSRRGAAADLAAELGEHGLERALVVCGSTVGETPAVMDPVREGLGDRLADVFAETTPEKRLGTAYDGLAAARECDADVVVGLGGGSSLDVAKMVGLLAADERPPEEVGAELVERGTVTVPSGDLMPVVAVPTTLAGAEMSNVAGVTASPESGPVDEPASGGVADPKLTPRAVVYDPELFATTPKGVLAASAMNGFDKGIETLYASNATPVTDATASRGLGLLGPGLRRLGEGDSDPDAETLDPVVEGTMLVQYGVSRPDGVTLSLIHAFGHGLTRTYDVQQGAAHAVVAPHVLRYLFEEVDGRRELLADSLGVGQAANPAAAVVDAVERIRDALSLPSRLRDVDGPEPSEFEAVAENILNDSFLANAPDGLDPTVEAVEEVLRDAY, from the coding sequence ATGAGCGACGGGTACCGGTTCGAGTTCGACGCGCCCGTGATTCGCTCGCGCCGCGGCGCGGCCGCCGACCTCGCGGCGGAGTTGGGAGAACACGGTCTCGAACGTGCGCTCGTCGTCTGCGGGTCGACGGTCGGGGAGACGCCCGCCGTGATGGACCCCGTGAGAGAAGGATTGGGTGACCGACTGGCGGACGTGTTCGCGGAGACGACCCCGGAGAAGCGACTCGGCACCGCCTACGACGGACTCGCGGCCGCGCGCGAGTGCGACGCCGACGTCGTCGTCGGCCTCGGCGGCGGCAGCAGTCTCGACGTGGCGAAGATGGTTGGCCTCCTCGCGGCGGACGAGCGACCGCCCGAAGAGGTGGGCGCGGAACTCGTCGAGCGAGGGACCGTCACCGTTCCGTCCGGCGACTTGATGCCCGTCGTCGCGGTGCCGACGACGCTGGCCGGCGCGGAGATGTCGAACGTCGCGGGCGTGACGGCCTCGCCCGAGTCGGGTCCGGTCGACGAACCCGCGAGCGGCGGCGTCGCGGACCCGAAGCTGACCCCCAGAGCCGTCGTTTACGACCCCGAACTGTTCGCGACGACGCCGAAAGGGGTGCTCGCGGCGTCGGCGATGAACGGCTTCGACAAGGGTATCGAGACGCTGTACGCGTCGAACGCGACGCCCGTGACCGACGCGACGGCGTCGCGCGGACTCGGACTGCTCGGACCCGGTCTGCGCCGACTGGGCGAGGGCGACTCGGACCCGGACGCGGAGACGCTGGACCCGGTCGTCGAGGGGACGATGCTCGTCCAGTACGGCGTCTCCCGGCCCGACGGCGTGACGCTCTCTCTCATCCACGCGTTCGGACACGGCCTCACGCGCACGTACGACGTGCAACAGGGCGCCGCGCACGCCGTCGTCGCCCCGCACGTCCTCCGGTATCTGTTCGAGGAGGTCGACGGCCGCCGCGAACTGCTCGCGGATTCGTTGGGCGTAGGACAAGCGGCGAATCCCGCCGCCGCGGTGGTCGACGCCGTCGAGCGGATTCGGGACGCGCTGTCGCTCCCGTCGCGTCTGCGCGACGTGGACGGCCCGGAGCCCTCCGAGTTCGAGGCGGTCGCGGAGAACATCCTGAACGACTCGTTCCTCGCCAACGCCCCGGACGGACTCGACCCGACGGTCGAAGCCGTCGAAGAAGTGCTCCGCGACGCCTACTGA